In Phycisphaerae bacterium, one DNA window encodes the following:
- a CDS encoding MBL fold metallo-hydrolase has translation MSLNHTIVSIGTLSRNRFWNEQEARRVAHSTTTLVRSGSTAILIDPGLPAELLVRRLDERAGIGVGDIDTVFLTNFRPAHRRALPALSKSTWLMHEPEIEAMRRHLAEMRRNLLDEGPAGKGQSEEELLGLIGAEESLLERVQSAPEKLTPAVHLYPTAGVTPGASGLLLAGPARTTIVAGDAVVTRDYFEGGRVWEHAEDVEEAKRSFMDILEVADEIIPGHDNAFAVFGR, from the coding sequence TGTCATTGAACCATACCATTGTCAGCATCGGCACGCTGAGCCGGAACCGGTTCTGGAATGAGCAGGAAGCCAGGCGAGTGGCTCATTCGACCACCACCCTGGTTCGCAGCGGGTCGACCGCCATCCTGATCGATCCCGGACTGCCGGCCGAACTGCTCGTTCGACGGCTGGACGAACGGGCTGGTATCGGCGTCGGCGACATCGACACCGTATTCCTGACCAACTTCCGGCCCGCCCACCGCCGAGCCCTGCCGGCGCTGAGCAAGTCGACCTGGCTCATGCACGAGCCGGAGATCGAAGCGATGCGACGCCATCTGGCGGAGATGAGACGGAATCTGCTCGACGAAGGTCCGGCAGGGAAAGGTCAGTCCGAGGAGGAACTCCTGGGCTTGATCGGCGCCGAGGAGTCGCTGCTGGAGAGGGTTCAGTCGGCACCCGAGAAGCTCACCCCAGCGGTGCACCTGTATCCGACGGCCGGCGTGACGCCCGGGGCCTCCGGGTTGCTGCTGGCCGGCCCGGCTCGCACCACCATCGTCGCCGGAGATGCGGTCGTGACGCGCGACTACTTCGAAGGCGGACGCGTCTGGGAGCACGCCGAGGACGTGGAGGAGGCCAAGCGCTCGTTCATGGACATTCTCGAGGTGGCCGACGAGATTATCCCCGGGCACGACAACGCCTTCGCGGTATTCGGGCGATAG
- a CDS encoding bifunctional nuclease family protein: MEVRMDLARIVISDTSEQQMIVLKERDGARHFPIMIGLTEAMAIDRRVKSTPLPRPLTHDLLANVIGDLNGELEKIVVHDLREHTFYAKLVIRQNGKLIEVDSRPSDAIALGVASDTPIYVEESVLQQVCEPTDS, translated from the coding sequence ATGGAAGTCCGCATGGACCTCGCTCGGATCGTGATCAGCGATACCAGCGAGCAACAGATGATTGTCCTGAAGGAGCGCGACGGCGCCCGGCACTTCCCGATCATGATCGGGTTGACGGAAGCCATGGCCATCGACCGCCGCGTCAAGAGCACCCCATTGCCTCGGCCGCTGACCCATGATCTGCTGGCCAATGTGATCGGGGACCTGAACGGCGAGCTGGAGAAAATCGTTGTTCACGACCTTCGGGAGCACACGTTCTACGCCAAGCTGGTGATCCGGCAGAACGGGAAGCTGATCGAGGTGGACTCTCGGCCGTCGGATGCCATCGCCCTTGGAGTGGCCAGCGACACGCCGATCTACGTGGAAGAGAGCGTCTTGCAGCAGGTATGTGAGCCAACCGACTCGTGA